The following coding sequences lie in one Arachis hypogaea cultivar Tifrunner chromosome 4, arahy.Tifrunner.gnm2.J5K5, whole genome shotgun sequence genomic window:
- the LOC112794363 gene encoding PRA1 family protein B3-like — MASSTLSQTLLPISSTTTSNPPSTATAQVALRGILANSSDSVRHALSRRRPWSELLDRSSFSTPQSFSDGTLRLRKNLPYFRINYYAVVSLTVAVCLLSNPSSLVILLLLLSAWLSLYLLRPSDIPLVLLGRTFSDFETLSLLTVLTVFVVFLTSVGTVVFSAMLVGVSVVVAHAALRVPEDLFLEQKEGSQSQPVGLFSFLRGAAINAAVSAAAAPNTVAARG, encoded by the coding sequence ATGGCATCATCAACTCTCTCTCAAACCCTCCTCCCCATTTCCTCCACCACCACCTCAAACCCTCCATCCACCGCCACCGCCCAGGTGGCCCTCCGAGGAATCCTTGCAAACTCCTCCGACTCCGTCCGCCACGCCCTTAGCCGCCGTCGCCCCTGGTCCGAGCTCCTCGACCGCTCCTCGTTCTCGACGCCGCAGTCCTTCTCCGATGGCACCCTTCGTCTCCGCAAGAACCTCCCATACTTCCGCATCAACTACTACGCCGTCGTTTCGCTCACCGTCGCCGTATGTCTCCTCTCCAACCCTTCCTCCCTCGTaatcctccttctcctcctctccgCATGGCTCTCTCTCTACCTCCTCCGTCCCTCCGACATACCTTTGGTCCTTCTTGGACGCACCTTCTCCGACTTCGAGACGCTCTCACTCCTAACCGTTTTAACCGTCTTCGTTGTGTTCCTCACTTCCGTTGGAACCGTTGTCTTCTCCGCCATGCTCGTTGGTGTCTCCGTCGTCGTCGCACATGCAGCGCTTAGGGTTCCGGAGGATCTGTTTCTTGAGCAGAAAGAGGGCTCCCAATCTCAGCCAGTTGGTTTGTTTTCGTTCCTCCGCGGTGCCGCTATCAATGCTGCAGTGTCTGCCGCTGCGGCGCCCAACACAGTTGCTGCTCGTGGTTGA
- the LOC112794365 gene encoding mitochondrial pyruvate carrier 1-like: protein MSSSFRAFLNSPVGPKTTHFWGPVANWGFVAAGLADMKKPPEMISGNMTAVMCVYSALFMRFAWMVKPRNYLLLACHASNEAVQLCQLSRWAKGNGYLSEKKGEASSK, encoded by the exons ATGAGTTCCTCTTTTCGAGCATTTTTAAATAGTCCAGTTGGTCCCAAAACAACACACTTCTGGGGACCTGTTGCTAATTGGGGCTTTGTGGCTGCT GGATTGGCGGACATGAAAAAACCTCCAGAAATGATCTCTGGCAACATGACAGCAG TGATGTGTGTGTACTCAGCATTATTCATGAGATTTGCATGGATGGTAAAACCAAGAAACTATCTGCTTCTTGCTTGCCATGCATCCAATGAGGCTGTACAACTATGCCAGCTCTCCCGCTGGGCAAAAGGCAATGG GTACCTCTCGGAGAAGAAGGGTGAAGCTTCATCCAAGTAA
- the LOC112795105 gene encoding uncharacterized protein — protein sequence MCSKTAQSMRWHASAEKKDSKMRHPRDSEAWKTFDLLHDRFAEDPRNVRLGLAADGFNPFGAMRTNYSVWPVVLIPYNRPPWECMKPTSLILSMIIPGEKMPGNNIDVYLQPLIKELKELWHDGVQTLDRFKNEMFTLRAALMWTISDFPGLGNLSGWNVHSKYACPTCNFNTDSYRLKHGGKWCFLGHRRFLERGHKFRLSRAKFNGKIELRDPPAVLTGSEILEQLEGINVSFGKELQASKGKRTRRKVVEEDDESGMWRKKSIFFDLPYWESNLLRHNLDVMHIEKNVCDNVLYTLLNETGRSKDNLKARKDLKEMGIRKDLWPDENGRYHPSLFTMSNSMKDVFLRTIKNIRVPDGLSSNISRCVDLKQRKLSGLKSHDCHVLMQQLLPIAIRNVLPDKVTAVLIELSSFFQQLCSKSLSLTELEKLQPRIILTLCHLEMLFPPSFFTIMVHLTCHLVDEAKLGGPVHYRWMYPIERYLGHLKSYVRNKAKSEGSIAEGYVAEEALTFCSRYLEGIETRFNRPPRVDDRPDGNYNKHVDSLFPQMGNSKGAFTVFELSPMEKKQAHRYVVLNCPYVKPFIDDFKDFIRRRSKGRRPSNVEIEKRVNKDFVTWFPMQLMNPDVMNTVHEDLRYLARGPSRYAKRFSTFSINGFSFRTTNRDNGLKTQNSGVFLMSSTPCVASASDANVRNADLSYYGKLEDIIELNYNGRFQVTLFKCKWADTTREWGCRKDSWGFTSINFSRVIHSGDREEDDPYIEASQARMVYFVNDEVNKDWSVVVHLKPRDSYDMGGNEDDEACENEPWLEQNLDSLFENGDNLSLLRDEVDDELLDDDIGEDEHMSE from the exons ATGTGTTCTAAGACTGCTCAATCAATGCGATGGCATGCTTCGGCAGAAAAGAAAGATTCGAAGATGAGGCATCCGCGGGATTCTGAAGCTTGGAAGACATTTGATTTACTTCATGATAGGTTTGCCGAAGATCCTCGAAATGTACGTCTTGGTCTTGCAGCTGATGGATTCAACCCCTTTGGAGCTATGCGTACAAACTATAGCGTTTGGCCAGTGGTGCTTATTCCATACAATCGACCTCCATGGGAGTGCATGAAGCCAACATCACTAATCTTGTCAATGATTATTCCCGGAGAGAAAATGCCGGGGAACAACATAGACGTATATTTACAACCTCTTATCAAAGAGTTAAAAGAGTTGTGGCATGATGGTGTTCAAACATTAGATAGGTTCAAGAATGAAATGTTTACATTGCGAGCAGCATTAATGTGGACAATTAGTGATTTTCCAGGCCTTGGTAACTTATCTGGGTGGAACGTACACAGTAAATATGCTTGTCCCACATGTAACTTCAACACTgattcatatagattaaagcatggTGGAAAATGGTGTTTTTTGGGGCATCGCCGTTTCTTAGAAAGGGGTCATAAGTTTAGGCTAAGTCGTGCAAAATTTAATGGAAAAATTGAGTTGAGGGATCCCCCAGCAGTACTAACAGGGTCAGAAATATTGGAACAACTTGAAGGCATCAATGTTTCATTTGGGAAGGAACTACAGGCAAGTAAAGGTAAGAGGACTCGACGAAAAGTtgttgaagaagatgatgaatcagGGATGTGGAGGAAGAAAAGCATATTTTTTGATCTACCTTATTGGGAGTCTAACTTATTGCGCCATAATCTAGATGTCATGCACATTGAAAAGAATGTTTGCGACAATGTGTTATACACTTTGCTCAATGAGACTGGAAGGTCAAAGGATAATCTCAAAGCTCGTAAGGATCTCAAAGAAATGGGTATAAGGAAAGATTTATGGCCAGATGAAAATGGGAGATATCATCCATCTTTGTTCACAATGTCAAATTCCATGAAAGATGTATTCTTGCGTACTATAAAGAATATTAGAGTACCAGATGGTCTCTCGAGTAATATTTCACGTTGTGTTGACCTGAAGCAAAGAAAGCTTTCTGGATTGAAGAGCCATGATTGCCACGTCCTTATGCAGCAACTATTACCCATTGCCATACGTAATGTGCTACCAGATAAAGTTACTGCAGTGCTAATAGAGTTGTCTTCATTCTTTCAACAGTTGTGCTCTAAAAGCTTAAGTCTTACAGAACTTGAGAAGCTCCAACCTCGAATAATCCTTACCCTTTGTCATTTAGAAATGTtgttccctccttctttctttacAATCATGGTTCATTTAACCTGTCATCTAGTTGATGAAGCAAAACTTGGAGGACCAGTACACTATAGGTGGATGTATCCTATTGAGAG GTATTTAGGACATTTGAAGTCCTATGTACGAAACAAAGCTAAATCAGAAGGTTCTATAGCTGAAGGATATGTGGCTGAAGAAGCTCTTACATTTTGCTCTCGATACTTAGAAGGGATTGAGACAAGATTTAATAGGCCACCACGTGTTGATGACCGTCCGGATGGTAATTACAATAAACATGTTGATTCGCTTTTTCCACAAATGGGTAACTCTAAGGGAGCTTTCACAGTATTTGAGTTGTCACCTATGGAAAAAAAACAAGCACATCGCTATGTGGTTCTAAATTGTCCATATGTCAAACCGTTCAttga TGACTTCAAAGATTTTATACGAAGAAGATCTAAGGGTAGAAGGCCATCAAATGTAGAGATAGAAAAAAGAGTCAATAaagattttgttacttggtttcctATGCAG CTTATGAACCCAGACGTTATGAATACTGTGCATGAGGATTTGAGATACTTAGCAAGGGGTCCATCACGATATGCCAAGAGGTTTTCTACATTTAGTATCAATGGGTTCTCCTTTCGAACTACCAATCGAGACAATGGGTTAAAGACCCAGAATAGTGGAGTTTTCTTAATGTCTTCAACTCCTTGTGTTGCTAGCGCTAGTGATGCTAATGTTAGGAATGCTGATTTGTCATATTATGGCAAATTAGAAGATATTATAGAACTAAACTACAATGGCCGATTTCAGGTTACTTTATTCAAATGTAAATGGGCTGACACCACTAGAGAATGGGGCTGTAGAAAGGATAGTTGGGGTTTTACTTCTATTAATTTTTCACGAGTAATACATAGTGGTGACCGAGAGGAGGATGATCCATATATTGAAGCCTCACAAGCTCGAATGGTGTATTTTGTCAATGATGAAGTGAATAAAGATTGGAGTGTTGTCGTGCATTTGAAGCCAAGAGACTCATATGATATGGGGGGAAATGAAGATGATGAAGCATGCGAGAATGAGCCATGGTTAGAGCAAAACTTGGATTCTTTATTTGAAAATGGTGATAATCTATCATTGTTAAGAGATGAGGTAGATGATGAACTACTAGATGATGACATTGGAGAAGACGAACACATGTCGGAATAG
- the LOC112797101 gene encoding nucleolar GTP-binding protein 1: MVQYNFKKITVVPNGKDFVDIILSRTQRQTPTVVHKGYAISRLRQFYMRKVKYTQQNFHDKLSTIIDEFPRLDDIHPFYGDLLHVLYNKDHYKLALGQINTARNLIGKIAKDYVKLLKYGDSLYRCKCLKVAALGRMCTVIKRIGPSLAYLEQVRQHMARLPSIDPNTRTILICGYPNVGKSSFINKITRADVDVQPYAFTTKSLFVGHTDYKYLRYQVIDTPGILDRPFEDRNIIEMCSITALAHLRAAILFFLDISGSCGYSIAQQAALFHSIKSLFMNKPLIIVCNKTDLQPLEGISEEDMKLVIEMKSEALKTVIGQGGEATSDDSVLLTMSTLTEEGVISVKNAACERLLNQRVEVKLKSKKINDCLNRFHVAIPKQRDQKERPPCIPQAVLEAKAKEAAEKEKRKTEKDLENANGGAGVYSMNLRKHYILANDEWKEDILPEILDGHNVYDFIDPDILQRVEELEREEGIRQAEEENGEFEIDGAELTPEQQAALAEIRKKKSLLIQQHRIKKSNAESRPTVPRKFDKDKKFTSERMGRQLSSLGLDPSLAIQRMRSRSVSRRGRKRDRSPEGADGGDSMDVDGDTPGKKQRLSRSRSRSRSVSRPPHEVVPGEGLKNSAQKIKAIKLAKKSVMKRNKQARRGEADRVIPTLKPKHLFSGKRSTGKTDRR; the protein is encoded by the coding sequence ATGGTGCAGTATAACTTCAAGAAGATTACGGTAGTGCCGAACGGGAAGGACTTTGTTGACATCATCCTCTCCCGTACCCAGCGCCAGACACCAACCGTCGTGCACAAAGGATATGCAATTTCCCGTCTCCGTCAGTTTTATATGCGAAAAGTGAAGTACACTCAACAAAATTTCCATGACAAGCTCTCTACCATCATTGATGAGTTTCCTCGCCTCGATGATATTCACCCATTCTACGGAGATCTCCTCCACGTGCTCTACAACAAAGACCATTACAAGCTTGCACTTGGACAGATCAACACTGCCAGGAATCTTATTGGTAAGATTGCAAAAGACTATGTGAAGCTGTTGAAGTATGGTGACTCGCTGTACCGGTGCAAGTGTCTGAAGGTTGCTGCTCTTGGTCGCATGTGCACTGTCATCAAGAGGATTGGCCCGAGTTTGGCTTACCTTGAACAGGTTAGGCAACATATGGCTAGGCTTCCGTCGATAGATCCAAACACCAGGACTATTTTGATTTGTGGCTACCCTAATGTTGGCAAGAGTTCATTCATTAACAAAATTACAAGAGCTGATGTGGATGTGCAGCCTTATGCTTTCACCACAAAGTCGCTGTTCGTTGGCCACACAGACTACAAATACCTTAGGTACCAAGTAATTGATACACCGGGTATTTTGGACAGGCCTTTTGAGGATCGAAATATTATTGAGATGTGCAGTATTACTGCTTTAGCTCATCTGAGAGCTGCAATACTGTTTTTCTTGGATATATCAGGGTCTTGCGGTTATAGTATTGCTCAGCAGGCAGCTCTATTTCACAGCATTAAGTCTTTGTTTATGAACAAGCCGCTGATCATAGTGTGCAACAAGACCGACTTGCAACCACTGGAGGGGATATCTGAGGAAGACATGAAGCTGGTCATCGAGATGAAATCTGAAGCCTTGAAGACTGTAATTGGCCAAGGAGGTGAGGCAACAAGTGATGACAGTGTGTTGTTGACCATGAGCACTTTGACTGAAGAAGGGGTGATTTCTGTGAAAAATGCAGCATGTGAGAGGCTACTGAATCAGAGGGTGGAGGTGAAGCTGAAGTCAAAGAAAATTAATGACTGCTTGAATAGGTTTCATGTTGCGATACCAAAACAACGTGACCAGAAGGAAAGGCCACCATGCATTCCTCAGGCTGTTTTGGAAGCTAAAGCAAAAGAAGCAGctgaaaaggaaaagagaaaaaccgagaaggatctggagaatgCGAATGGTGGAGCAGGTGTATACTCAATGAACTTGAGGAAGCATTACATTTTGGCTAATGATGAATGGAAAGAAGATATACTGCCAGAAATTTTGGATGGTCACAATGTGTATGACTTCATTGATCCTGATATTCTCCAAAGGGTTGAAGAGTTGGAAAGAGAAGAGGGCATAAGACAGGCAGAAGAGGAAAACGGCGAGTTTGAGATTGATGGAGCTGAGTTGACTCCAGAACAGCAAGCAGCTTTAGCTGAgattagaaaaaagaaaagcttgctCATCCAACAGCATAGGATTAAGAAGAGCAATGCGGAGAGCCGGCCAACTGTTCCTAGGAAATTTGACAAAGACAAGAAATTCACATCTGAAAGAATGGGAAGGCAGTTGTCTTCTCTGGGGCTTGATCCCAGTCTGGCAATCCAGAGAATGCGAAGTAGGTCTGTCTCTAGGAGAGGTCGGAAGAGGGACAGGTCACCTGAAGGTGCTGATGGTGGAGACAGTATGGATGTTGATGGTGATACACCTGGCAAGAAGCAGCGCCTGAGTAGGTCACGTTCACGATCCAGGTCTGTATCTCGCCCACCACATGAAGTTGTGCCTGGAGAGGGCTTAAAGAACTCTGCACAAAAGATCAAGGCGATTAAACTTGCAAAGAAATCTGTCATGAAGAGAAACAAGCAAGCTCGCCGCGGAGAAGCTGATAGAGTCATACCAACTCTTAAGCCGAAGCACTTGTTTTCTGGAAAGCGCTCCACTGGAAAAACCGATAGGCGCTGA